One region of Vibrio pelagius genomic DNA includes:
- a CDS encoding RNA polymerase sigma factor FliA, whose product MNKALTYNQRGNLDGQQAFFEKYSVLVKRIAHHLLGRLPPNVLVDDLIQAGMIGLIEAQQNYDGSKGASFETYAGIRIRGAMLDDIRRGDWVPRSVHKNNREISNAIAELEASLNRDPSDSEVAKHMGLTLEQYHSALTDINCSKLVGIEDLGVSDDVISPNEDSQDNAPFQGVADESFRQALIDSIKQLPEREGLVLSLYYDEELNLKEIGEVLGVSESRVSQILSQSMQRLRTKLSAWTQND is encoded by the coding sequence GTGAATAAAGCGCTTACCTACAATCAACGCGGCAACCTCGACGGGCAGCAAGCCTTCTTCGAGAAGTATTCTGTGTTGGTTAAACGTATCGCTCATCACTTGTTGGGGCGATTGCCGCCTAATGTATTGGTGGATGACTTGATTCAAGCTGGTATGATCGGCTTGATTGAAGCACAGCAGAACTACGATGGTTCAAAAGGCGCAAGCTTTGAAACTTACGCTGGTATTCGAATCCGTGGTGCAATGCTGGATGATATCCGACGAGGCGACTGGGTGCCGAGGTCGGTTCATAAAAACAACCGCGAAATTAGCAATGCCATTGCTGAACTGGAAGCGAGTTTAAACCGAGACCCTAGCGATTCTGAAGTCGCGAAGCACATGGGACTGACTTTAGAGCAGTATCACAGCGCTTTAACGGATATAAATTGCTCAAAGTTGGTTGGAATCGAAGATTTAGGCGTCTCAGATGATGTAATATCTCCGAATGAAGACTCTCAAGATAACGCACCTTTTCAAGGAGTTGCTGATGAGTCGTTTCGACAAGCTTTGATCGATTCAATAAAACAACTTCCAGAAAGAGAGGGCTTAGTCCTATCTCTTTACTATGACGAAGAACTCAATTTAAAAGAGATTGGGGAAGTATTAGGTGTCAGCGAATCTCGTGTCAGCCAGATATTGAGCCAATCTATGCAGCGTCTGCGCACTAAATTAAGTGCTTGGACACAGAATGACTAA
- the cheY gene encoding chemotaxis response regulator CheY — translation MKILIVDDFSTMRRIVKNLLRDLGFNNTQEADDGLTALPMLKKGEFDFVVTDWNMPGMQGIDLLKHIRADAELKHLPVLMITAEAKREQIIEAAQAGVNGYIVKPFTAATLKEKLDKIFERL, via the coding sequence ATGAAAATTCTCATTGTTGATGATTTTTCAACGATGCGCCGTATTGTTAAAAACCTACTTCGTGACTTAGGTTTCAATAACACTCAAGAAGCAGATGACGGTCTAACCGCACTTCCTATGCTGAAAAAAGGCGAATTTGATTTCGTGGTAACTGACTGGAACATGCCTGGAATGCAAGGTATCGACTTGCTTAAACACATTCGTGCTGATGCTGAACTCAAGCATTTGCCTGTACTTATGATCACTGCAGAAGCGAAACGTGAGCAGATCATTGAGGCAGCGCAAGCAGGCGTGAATGGTTACATTGTTAAGCCTTTCACTGCTGCAACGCTAAAAGAAAAACTAGACAAGATTTTTGAGCGCTTATAA